The following coding sequences are from one Arthrobacter sp. 24S4-2 window:
- a CDS encoding serpin family protein, producing MKTFRVARIAAAGAIVALTGCAASSPELLKADGVERVSVDRAAYAAELRSFRASALGLGGALLADGGDGSNGNVVSSPGSLLIALAMLRSGASGETAAEMDSVLRLPAENRDEAMNAVLSSLEKFDGDPGAVDEDNPPRRPVMHPANGLFVDKGVPTGESFLDTLARQYGTGVYPVDFSDEGTTKPAIDAWVNRNTGGRIKEAPAKYDPHNTFSLLNSLYFASAWSTPFDPNDTSDLPFTTAAGEEIDAPAMHNELKMKYAEGAGWQGVDLPYADGFVMRLVLPDAGADAGSRPASAAFDAAKLTEIADTFDTATLETVQIQLPRWDHKCSFDLRKVFESLGLQKTLDTTEDFNNIQPKMAITQAAQAANITVAEKGTIAAAVTQINGDVTSAPPQPERTIAFDRPFHYQIVHVETGLPLFMGTVADPRS from the coding sequence ATGAAGACGTTCCGCGTTGCCAGAATTGCGGCCGCGGGCGCCATCGTGGCGCTGACGGGCTGTGCTGCTTCGTCGCCGGAGCTGCTGAAGGCCGACGGCGTGGAGCGGGTTTCGGTGGACCGTGCCGCTTATGCCGCTGAACTGCGCTCCTTCCGGGCTTCCGCCTTGGGCCTCGGCGGGGCCTTGCTGGCCGACGGCGGCGACGGCTCCAACGGGAACGTGGTGTCTTCTCCGGGGAGCCTGCTGATTGCGCTGGCGATGCTTCGCTCCGGCGCATCCGGTGAGACCGCGGCGGAGATGGACAGCGTCCTTCGACTTCCCGCGGAAAACCGTGATGAGGCCATGAACGCGGTCCTCAGCTCCCTCGAGAAATTCGACGGCGACCCCGGCGCCGTGGACGAGGACAACCCGCCGCGGAGACCGGTCATGCACCCCGCCAACGGGCTGTTCGTGGACAAGGGTGTTCCCACCGGTGAGTCGTTCCTGGACACGCTCGCCCGTCAATACGGAACCGGTGTGTATCCCGTGGACTTCAGCGATGAGGGCACAACGAAGCCCGCCATCGATGCCTGGGTTAACCGGAACACGGGCGGCCGGATCAAGGAAGCTCCCGCCAAGTACGACCCCCACAACACGTTCAGCCTGCTCAATTCCCTGTACTTCGCGTCCGCCTGGAGCACGCCATTTGACCCGAATGACACCTCGGACCTGCCCTTCACCACGGCCGCCGGCGAGGAAATCGACGCGCCCGCAATGCATAACGAGCTGAAGATGAAGTACGCGGAAGGGGCTGGCTGGCAGGGCGTGGACCTTCCCTACGCCGACGGTTTCGTCATGCGGCTGGTCCTCCCGGATGCCGGAGCCGACGCCGGGTCCCGCCCCGCCTCGGCGGCCTTCGACGCGGCCAAGCTCACGGAAATCGCGGACACCTTCGACACGGCAACGCTCGAGACAGTGCAGATCCAGCTGCCCCGTTGGGACCACAAGTGCAGTTTTGACCTTCGGAAGGTGTTTGAGTCGCTCGGCCTGCAGAAGACCCTCGACACCACCGAGGACTTCAACAACATCCAGCCCAAGATGGCGATCACCCAGGCCGCCCAGGCTGCCAACATCACGGTCGCGGAAAAGGGCACCATCGCTGCCGCTGTCACGCAGATCAACGGAGATGTGACCAGTGCTCCGCCGCAGCCCGAGCGGACCATCGCGTTCGACCGGCCGTTCCACTATCAGATCGTGCACGTGGAAACTGGGCTTCCGCTTTTCATGGGTACGGTGGCCGACCCCCGTTCCTAA
- a CDS encoding TetR/AcrR family transcriptional regulator translates to MAGKSEQTRQLVADVALRMFREIGFEKTTMRAIATEAGVSVGNAYYYFASKDELVQELYVQVQAEHAIKAAEAVEGVKDLSGRLKATLHAGLDVMEPYHRFGAEFVATAIRPTSPANPFSGESAAARDASLAIFRNIVDGASPAVPKKLRADLPELLWLGYMGVALFWVYDTSEDRRRTRKLIDGVAPLIARGLSLARIPGVSKVLDDVFSLSRSVRE, encoded by the coding sequence ATGGCAGGCAAAAGCGAACAGACCAGGCAACTCGTCGCGGATGTGGCGCTGCGGATGTTCCGTGAAATCGGTTTCGAAAAGACCACCATGCGGGCCATCGCCACGGAAGCCGGGGTATCCGTGGGCAACGCCTACTATTACTTCGCTTCCAAGGACGAGCTGGTCCAGGAGCTCTATGTCCAGGTCCAGGCTGAGCATGCCATCAAAGCGGCCGAAGCGGTCGAGGGCGTCAAGGACCTCAGCGGCAGGCTCAAGGCCACATTGCATGCGGGCCTGGACGTCATGGAGCCGTACCACCGCTTCGGTGCGGAATTCGTCGCCACCGCCATCCGGCCGACGTCGCCCGCCAACCCGTTCTCCGGCGAGTCGGCGGCCGCCCGCGACGCCTCGCTCGCCATCTTCCGGAACATCGTGGACGGCGCCAGCCCCGCCGTTCCGAAGAAGCTCCGCGCCGACCTGCCCGAACTGTTGTGGCTCGGCTACATGGGAGTGGCGCTCTTTTGGGTCTACGACACGTCGGAGGACCGGCGCCGCACCCGGAAACTGATCGACGGCGTGGCACCGCTGATCGCGCGCGGGCTGTCCCTGGCAAGGATTCCCGGGGTCAGCAAGGTCCTGGACGATGTCTTCAGCCTGAGCCGCAGCGTCCGCGAATAG
- a CDS encoding TIGR01777 family oxidoreductase encodes MYTRKTVVLAGASGFIGGYFRTRFGQDGWEVRTIGRTRTGTGADTVCWGDDAGLTRVLDGADLLVNLAGRSVNCRYSQRNRAEILTSRVSTTAELGRAVGHCSAPPATWLNASTGTIYRHAEDAQQSEHDGEPGDGFSVDVARAWESALARAETPLTRKVPLRISIVLGPGGGVMRPLANLARLGLGGHMGSGRQKFSWVHVEDLYRGVLFVHQRTDITGPVNVASPDVVDNRELMQLIRRAYGVPIGLPTPAWLLELGAVLTRTETELVLKSRWVQPQKLLNAGFAFTHPELGSALQDITGRKA; translated from the coding sequence ATGTACACCAGAAAGACCGTGGTCCTGGCCGGAGCGTCCGGCTTCATCGGCGGGTACTTCCGGACGCGCTTCGGGCAGGACGGCTGGGAGGTCCGCACTATCGGCCGCACCCGCACAGGCACCGGAGCTGACACCGTCTGCTGGGGCGACGACGCCGGGCTTACCCGGGTGCTGGACGGTGCCGACTTACTGGTGAACCTGGCCGGACGTTCCGTGAACTGCCGCTACAGCCAAAGGAACAGGGCGGAAATCCTGACGTCGAGAGTATCCACGACGGCGGAGCTTGGCCGGGCGGTGGGGCACTGCTCCGCTCCCCCGGCAACCTGGCTCAACGCCAGTACGGGCACCATCTACCGCCACGCAGAAGACGCGCAGCAGTCGGAGCACGACGGCGAACCGGGCGATGGGTTTTCAGTGGACGTCGCAAGGGCCTGGGAGTCCGCCCTGGCCCGCGCCGAAACGCCGCTCACCCGCAAGGTCCCGCTGCGGATCTCCATTGTCCTCGGTCCGGGCGGCGGCGTCATGCGCCCCCTGGCCAATCTGGCGAGGCTTGGGCTGGGCGGGCACATGGGCAGCGGCAGGCAGAAGTTCAGCTGGGTCCATGTGGAGGATCTGTACCGCGGCGTGCTGTTCGTGCATCAGCGGACGGACATCACGGGACCTGTGAACGTGGCCTCGCCGGACGTCGTGGACAACAGGGAACTGATGCAGCTGATCCGGCGGGCCTATGGCGTGCCGATTGGCCTGCCGACCCCGGCCTGGCTGCTGGAGCTGGGTGCCGTGCTGACCCGCACCGAGACCGAGCTGGTCCTCAAGAGCCGCTGGGTCCAGCCACAGAAGCTCCTCAATGCCGGCTTTGCCTTCACACATCCCGAGCTGGGGAGCGCCCTTCAGGACATCACGGGGCGGAAGGCATGA
- a CDS encoding MFS transporter: MSTQQAEIQSESAQTRRAVSNILKGSAGNLVEWYDLYVYTVFAAYFQSHFFNSKDELQAGLEAMAVFSTSFLMRPIGAWFFGRYADRKGRKAALTLSVTLMSAGSFAIALLPTTQQVGVWALLLLILVRLIQGFSVGGEYGTSATYMSEAATSKRRGFFSSFQYVTLIGGQMMALLVLVILQNFMPKGDLTEWGWRIPFAIGGVAALVVLWLRRSMEETVTAEQVEAAKIPAVAGVAQPGTMKLLFTAYWKPLLVCIGVTLGGTVAFYTYTNFILKFMNDTSGIAKTDTSVINFWALFIFMLLQPVYGLISDKVGRKPLLLWFGITGVLFTWPLLSTLSNTKDPFTAFLLMMGGLLIVGGYTSINALVKAELFPASIRALGVGLGYAIANSLFGGTVPLIGAAFQKAERVDLFFTYVTVAIAISLVVYVFALRNKKATHLDREQGHAWSQARKDDDKDTDLLKV, translated from the coding sequence ATGAGCACCCAGCAAGCCGAAATCCAGAGTGAGTCAGCCCAGACCCGCAGGGCCGTGAGCAATATTCTCAAAGGCTCGGCCGGCAACCTGGTGGAGTGGTACGACCTCTACGTCTACACAGTCTTTGCCGCCTACTTCCAGTCCCACTTCTTCAACTCCAAGGACGAGCTGCAAGCCGGCCTTGAGGCGATGGCGGTCTTCTCGACGTCGTTCCTGATGCGCCCCATCGGGGCATGGTTCTTCGGCCGATACGCCGACCGCAAGGGCCGCAAGGCAGCGCTGACGCTCAGCGTGACGCTGATGTCCGCGGGATCCTTCGCCATCGCGCTCCTGCCCACCACACAGCAGGTCGGCGTCTGGGCGCTGTTGCTGCTGATCCTGGTGCGCCTGATCCAGGGCTTCTCCGTGGGCGGCGAATACGGCACCAGCGCCACCTACATGTCCGAAGCCGCCACGTCCAAGCGCCGCGGCTTCTTCTCCAGCTTCCAGTACGTCACCCTGATCGGCGGCCAGATGATGGCCCTGCTGGTCCTGGTCATCCTGCAGAACTTCATGCCCAAGGGCGACCTCACCGAGTGGGGCTGGCGTATTCCGTTCGCCATCGGCGGCGTGGCTGCGCTGGTGGTCCTGTGGCTGCGCCGCTCGATGGAGGAAACCGTAACAGCGGAGCAGGTCGAGGCCGCCAAGATCCCAGCCGTTGCGGGCGTGGCACAGCCTGGCACCATGAAGCTGCTGTTCACTGCGTACTGGAAACCGCTGCTGGTCTGCATCGGCGTCACCCTCGGCGGCACCGTGGCGTTCTACACGTACACCAACTTCATCCTGAAGTTCATGAACGATACGTCCGGCATCGCCAAGACCGACACCTCGGTGATCAACTTCTGGGCCCTCTTCATCTTCATGCTGCTCCAGCCGGTCTACGGCCTGATTTCGGACAAGGTGGGCCGCAAGCCGCTGCTGCTGTGGTTCGGCATCACCGGCGTCCTCTTCACCTGGCCGCTGCTGTCCACGCTGTCCAATACCAAGGACCCGTTCACCGCGTTCCTGCTCATGATGGGTGGCCTGCTGATCGTGGGCGGCTACACCTCCATCAACGCCCTCGTGAAGGCCGAGCTGTTCCCCGCTTCCATCCGCGCCCTCGGCGTCGGGCTGGGTTATGCGATCGCCAACTCGCTCTTCGGCGGAACAGTCCCCCTGATCGGCGCCGCGTTCCAGAAGGCCGAGCGGGTGGACCTGTTCTTCACGTACGTCACTGTGGCCATCGCCATCTCGCTGGTGGTCTACGTCTTCGCACTCAGGAACAAGAAGGCCACACACCTGGATCGCGAACAGGGCCACGCCTGGTCACAGGCCCGCAAGGACGACGACAAGGACACAGACCTCCTCAAGGTCTAG
- a CDS encoding queuosine precursor transporter encodes MSTAKTFPASAAPKFASIGSPYFGIMLAFMAVVLILSNIGASKGVAIGPIITDGGFFLFPLAYILGDVISEVYGFRMARKAIFTTFALSVFASVCYWVIIALPGFDDDYGTSKQAALEAALGPVPQIVLASLLAFLAGQTINSWILVKMKARTGEKSLWARLMGSSGAGEFVDTLIFCSIAASVIGITDFGMFVNYVVVGFVYKTLVEFLFVPVTSLVIGWIKKREPSYGI; translated from the coding sequence ATGTCTACCGCCAAGACTTTCCCCGCCTCCGCGGCGCCGAAATTCGCCTCGATCGGTTCCCCGTACTTCGGCATCATGCTGGCCTTTATGGCCGTGGTGCTGATCCTGTCCAACATTGGCGCGTCCAAGGGCGTGGCGATTGGGCCCATCATCACGGACGGCGGCTTTTTCCTGTTCCCGCTCGCCTACATCCTGGGGGATGTCATCAGCGAGGTGTACGGGTTCAGGATGGCCCGCAAAGCCATCTTCACCACCTTCGCCCTGTCCGTCTTCGCCTCTGTCTGCTACTGGGTGATCATCGCCCTTCCCGGCTTCGATGACGATTACGGTACGTCCAAGCAGGCAGCCCTTGAAGCTGCCCTGGGCCCCGTACCGCAGATCGTGCTGGCCTCGCTGCTGGCGTTCCTGGCGGGCCAGACCATCAACTCCTGGATCCTGGTGAAGATGAAGGCCCGCACCGGGGAGAAGTCCCTGTGGGCACGCCTGATGGGGTCCTCCGGCGCGGGCGAATTCGTGGACACCCTGATCTTCTGCAGCATCGCCGCCTCCGTCATCGGCATCACCGACTTCGGCATGTTCGTGAACTACGTGGTGGTTGGCTTTGTCTATAAGACCCTCGTGGAGTTCCTGTTCGTCCCGGTGACGTCCTTGGTGATCGGCTGGATCAAGAAGCGTGAACCGAGCTACGGCATTTAG
- a CDS encoding ABC transporter ATP-binding protein has product MKSGSAVVTAANLVAGYGDHAVCGPLDVEVLSGEVLGMVGENGAGKSTMLRTMIGAQAPLSGDAHVLGLMPDDRSALFRSKVSVLLDEDAYFDSLTVREHLSLVARGHGIANPDAAVEGEVGFFELHAVADAFPDQLSSGQRRKLLLASAFIRPFELLVLDEPEQRLDTRMRGLLAQRIARTAKQAAAVVMVTHDAEVAQAACTRAVIVDDGGARVVGTDEAVARIRR; this is encoded by the coding sequence ATGAAGTCCGGCAGTGCCGTAGTGACGGCAGCGAATCTTGTTGCGGGTTACGGCGACCATGCAGTGTGTGGGCCGCTCGACGTCGAGGTCCTCTCCGGAGAGGTGCTCGGCATGGTCGGCGAGAACGGCGCCGGCAAGTCCACTATGCTCCGCACGATGATCGGCGCGCAGGCGCCCCTTAGCGGCGATGCCCACGTCCTTGGCTTGATGCCGGACGACCGCTCGGCGCTGTTCCGCAGCAAGGTCTCGGTGCTGCTGGACGAGGATGCTTACTTCGATTCACTCACCGTGCGCGAGCACCTTTCGCTGGTGGCCCGCGGGCACGGTATCGCCAACCCCGACGCGGCGGTGGAGGGTGAGGTCGGTTTTTTTGAACTTCATGCGGTGGCGGATGCCTTTCCCGATCAGCTTTCCTCAGGACAACGCCGCAAACTGCTCCTGGCTTCGGCGTTCATCCGGCCCTTCGAGTTGCTTGTCCTGGACGAACCCGAGCAGCGGCTCGATACACGCATGCGGGGATTGCTGGCGCAAAGGATTGCCCGGACTGCCAAGCAAGCTGCAGCCGTCGTCATGGTCACGCATGATGCTGAAGTCGCCCAAGCGGCGTGCACACGGGCGGTGATCGTCGACGACGGTGGCGCTCGCGTGGTTGGTACGGACGAGGCCGTGGCCAGGATCCGCCGATGA
- a CDS encoding iron chaperone, translated as MAQHYGSIDEYIASFPAEVQGILREVRLRCHAAVPEFGETISYGIPTVTLDGKYVVYFAGWAHHISVYPVPAGDEAFQAEIAPYRSAKGTLKFPLDKPVPYGLIEKTAALLAAQRRGR; from the coding sequence ATGGCACAGCATTACGGCAGCATCGACGAGTACATCGCGTCCTTCCCTGCCGAAGTGCAGGGCATCCTCCGGGAGGTACGGCTCCGGTGCCACGCGGCGGTGCCGGAGTTCGGCGAGACGATCAGCTACGGCATCCCCACCGTCACCCTGGACGGCAAGTACGTGGTGTATTTCGCGGGGTGGGCACACCATATTTCGGTGTATCCCGTGCCGGCCGGAGACGAGGCCTTCCAAGCTGAGATCGCGCCGTACCGGTCAGCTAAGGGAACGCTGAAGTTCCCGTTGGACAAACCGGTACCGTACGGGCTCATCGAAAAGACGGCGGCACTGCTTGCGGCCCAGCGCCGCGGGCGGTGA
- a CDS encoding pyruvate dehydrogenase encodes MAKELATQLIEQLQAAGVQRIYGIVGDSLNPIVDAVRKTGGSQQGGIDWIHVRHEEAAAFAAAAEAQLTGKLAVCAGSCGPGNLHLINGLYDANRSGAPVLAIASHIPSKQIGSSYFQETHPDRLFNECSVYSELVSTAEQAPRVMHSAIQHAIGLGGAAVVTLPGDIASLDATGETPLPATFRRATLLPDAASVRELADAVNAADKVAIFAGAGTQGAHDEVVALAEVIGAPIGHSLRGKDFMQYDNPYDIGMTGLLGYGAAAEGIEDADLLILLGTDFPYDQFLPGTRTAQVDRAAHKLGRRTDVDIAVHGDVLPTLTALAPLLTRKKNRRFLNQMLKKHDRLMNKAVGAYTRKVEKKQPIHPEYAASLLDQVAAEDAIFTADTGMCNVWTARYINPLGTRRLIGSYLHGSMANALPHAIGAQLAYPGRQVISVSGDGGLSMLLGELITAAAHRLPVNVVVFNNSTLGMVKLEMLVDGLPDFGVDVPDADYAAVARALGFHSVRVTDPARIEEAYREAFAHPGPSLVELITDPKALSIPPKITGSQVLGFATAMSKVVLNRGAGEAVSMARSNLRNIPRR; translated from the coding sequence ATGGCCAAGGAACTCGCCACCCAGCTCATCGAACAACTCCAGGCTGCCGGCGTGCAGCGAATTTACGGGATCGTGGGCGACAGCCTGAATCCGATCGTCGACGCAGTCCGCAAGACGGGCGGCTCCCAGCAGGGCGGCATCGACTGGATCCACGTCCGGCATGAAGAGGCCGCCGCGTTCGCTGCCGCAGCGGAAGCCCAGCTGACCGGAAAGCTTGCCGTCTGTGCCGGCTCGTGCGGCCCCGGCAACCTGCACCTGATCAACGGCCTGTACGACGCCAACCGCTCGGGCGCGCCGGTGCTGGCCATCGCCTCGCACATTCCGAGCAAGCAGATCGGCAGCAGCTACTTTCAGGAAACCCATCCGGACCGGCTCTTCAACGAATGCTCGGTGTATTCGGAGCTGGTCAGCACGGCAGAGCAGGCGCCCCGCGTCATGCACAGCGCGATCCAGCACGCCATCGGGCTCGGGGGAGCCGCCGTCGTCACTCTTCCGGGCGACATTGCCAGTCTGGACGCAACCGGCGAGACGCCGCTGCCCGCGACGTTCAGGCGCGCAACCCTCCTCCCGGACGCGGCTAGCGTCCGCGAGCTCGCCGATGCCGTCAACGCGGCGGACAAGGTCGCCATCTTTGCCGGCGCAGGGACGCAGGGTGCCCATGACGAAGTGGTCGCCCTCGCAGAAGTCATCGGCGCCCCGATCGGCCACTCGCTGCGGGGCAAGGACTTCATGCAGTACGACAATCCGTACGACATCGGCATGACCGGGCTGCTGGGATACGGCGCCGCGGCCGAAGGCATCGAAGACGCGGACCTGCTGATACTGCTCGGCACGGATTTTCCCTACGACCAGTTCCTCCCCGGCACCCGCACCGCCCAGGTGGACCGTGCCGCCCACAAGCTGGGCCGCCGGACCGACGTCGACATCGCCGTCCACGGCGACGTGCTACCGACGCTCACCGCGCTGGCTCCCTTGCTGACTCGGAAGAAGAACCGCCGGTTCCTCAACCAGATGCTCAAGAAGCACGACAGGCTCATGAACAAGGCCGTGGGCGCCTACACCCGCAAGGTGGAAAAGAAGCAGCCGATCCACCCGGAATACGCGGCTTCGCTGCTGGATCAGGTGGCGGCGGAGGATGCCATTTTCACTGCGGACACCGGCATGTGCAACGTCTGGACCGCCCGCTACATCAACCCGCTGGGGACGCGCCGCCTGATCGGCTCGTACCTGCACGGCTCCATGGCGAATGCCCTTCCGCACGCAATCGGCGCGCAACTGGCGTACCCCGGGCGGCAGGTCATTTCGGTCTCGGGCGACGGCGGGCTGTCCATGCTGCTCGGCGAGCTCATCACGGCCGCTGCGCACCGGCTGCCGGTGAACGTGGTGGTCTTCAACAACTCCACCCTGGGCATGGTCAAACTCGAGATGCTCGTGGACGGGCTGCCCGATTTTGGCGTGGACGTGCCCGACGCCGACTACGCCGCCGTAGCCCGCGCGCTCGGCTTCCACTCCGTCCGCGTCACCGATCCGGCCCGGATCGAGGAGGCCTACCGGGAAGCCTTCGCCCATCCCGGACCGTCGCTGGTGGAACTCATCACGGATCCCAAGGCGCTCTCGATTCCGCCGAAGATCACAGGTTCGCAGGTCCTTGGGTTCGCAACCGCCATGTCGAAGGTCGTCCTGAACCGGGGCGCCGGCGAAGCCGTGAGCATGGCCCGGAGCAACTTGCGCAACATCCCGCGGCGGTAG
- a CDS encoding hydroxymethylpyrimidine/phosphomethylpyrimidine kinase, whose translation MTSAAVETYPSVALTIAGSEATGGAGAQADLKTFQELGVFGIANLTCIVSFNPNDNWNHRFMPVDQQVIADQLEATTAAYGAASGAPSVLDTVKIGMLGSPATISTVASALAAGGFANVVLDPVLICKGQEPGHALDTDQALKAQILPLATFVTPNHFEAESLSGLEITDVESLKAAAIRIHELSGAAVLAKGGVRLAGPDAVDVFYDGDTLEVLAAPKVGEVAVSGAGCSLAAAVTAELAKGASPLEAARTAKAFVTAGIRNRVASGAPFDALWQGGPR comes from the coding sequence ATGACTTCTGCCGCTGTTGAGACGTACCCTTCCGTCGCCCTCACCATTGCCGGGTCCGAGGCGACCGGCGGTGCCGGAGCGCAGGCCGACCTGAAGACCTTCCAGGAACTGGGCGTCTTCGGCATCGCCAACCTTACGTGCATCGTGTCCTTCAACCCGAACGACAACTGGAACCACCGCTTTATGCCGGTGGACCAGCAGGTCATCGCGGACCAGTTGGAGGCGACGACGGCGGCATACGGTGCCGCTTCGGGCGCACCGTCTGTCCTGGACACCGTGAAGATCGGCATGCTGGGCAGCCCGGCCACCATTTCGACAGTCGCGTCCGCGCTGGCCGCCGGCGGATTCGCCAACGTCGTGCTGGACCCGGTGCTCATCTGCAAGGGCCAGGAGCCGGGCCACGCACTGGATACGGACCAGGCACTCAAGGCGCAGATCCTGCCGCTGGCCACGTTTGTCACGCCCAACCACTTCGAGGCGGAGTCGCTGTCCGGCCTGGAGATCACCGACGTCGAGTCCCTCAAGGCCGCGGCCATCCGCATTCATGAGCTGAGCGGCGCCGCCGTGCTGGCCAAGGGCGGCGTGCGCCTGGCCGGGCCCGACGCCGTCGACGTCTTTTACGACGGCGACACCCTGGAAGTCCTCGCCGCCCCGAAGGTGGGCGAAGTGGCTGTCTCCGGCGCCGGCTGCTCGCTGGCGGCCGCCGTCACGGCCGAACTGGCCAAGGGCGCGTCTCCGCTCGAGGCTGCCCGGACCGCGAAGGCGTTCGTGACCGCCGGCATCCGCAACCGGGTGGCCTCAGGCGCCCCGTTCGACGCCCTCTGGCAGGGCGGCCCGCGCTAA
- a CDS encoding response regulator transcription factor, whose protein sequence is MDVLIVEDDDAMASALDAAVVSAGHTASRVARGADALLEHRRFEVILLDLGLPDMDGLDVLRKLRQVTPVPILILTARDDERSVVLGLRSGADDYLVKPVKLVELLARIEAVTRRSGRAKDSRQQSIVLGELEVDLERRVAAIGPKVLPLTATEFDLLALLAKHAGSVVTREQILDALWGDAFLASSRSLDVHLTGLRAKLQLPGFIINVRGVGYRVEADPA, encoded by the coding sequence ATGGATGTGCTCATCGTCGAGGACGACGACGCCATGGCGTCCGCCCTCGACGCGGCAGTGGTCTCCGCCGGACACACGGCCTCCCGGGTTGCCCGCGGGGCTGACGCGCTCCTGGAACACCGCCGGTTCGAGGTCATCCTGCTGGACCTGGGGCTTCCGGACATGGACGGCCTCGATGTGCTGCGGAAGCTCCGCCAGGTAACACCGGTCCCGATCCTGATACTGACCGCCCGTGATGACGAGCGCAGCGTGGTCCTAGGCCTGCGCTCGGGCGCCGATGACTACCTCGTCAAGCCGGTGAAACTGGTTGAACTGCTTGCCCGCATCGAAGCTGTGACGAGGCGTTCAGGCCGCGCAAAGGACAGCAGGCAGCAGAGCATCGTCCTGGGCGAACTCGAGGTGGACCTTGAACGGCGCGTGGCCGCCATCGGCCCCAAGGTCCTGCCCTTGACGGCCACCGAGTTCGACCTGCTCGCTCTTCTGGCCAAGCATGCAGGTTCGGTGGTCACCCGGGAACAAATCCTGGACGCGCTGTGGGGGGACGCCTTCCTGGCGTCCTCACGGTCCCTTGACGTGCATCTGACGGGTCTCCGGGCAAAGCTCCAACTGCCCGGTTTCATCATCAACGTGCGCGGTGTGGGCTATCGGGTCGAGGCGGATCCTGCGTGA